In Chlamydiales bacterium, the following proteins share a genomic window:
- a CDS encoding F-box protein — MTSTQLTVQRAGAGATFSLEPPAPRAKWVDLPKVLAQLIFSYLHPERESCVASQVCTEWARNRYSMTTRELFAQSGYEAFNSFEFTKERVRQLKVKYANLKVFMLIWTPSPKLTDRILSNIVLSLPQLNAKQLCVFLAPQIQQARHLLKIGLSRKGLQPTSMVFDWPPIRSWTRDQFSPEVTFASESVTDLMFKLLSGGRNTYALGRRQFHELGRNFPSLTGLTIEGHFSNSIDMKALLESLPQLRFLRFGVQIRFLLPEYSAPGSVSFRITNLSFPWRSSDCSNEQEYRDLSLRYVRSIKPHEKLTTLRFEGHVDLEAVHWFIGKMPALLSMTSVIPMHGKLTEEMGDGSIAALRKSSPSTREESKR; from the coding sequence ATGACAAGTACGCAATTAACAGTTCAGAGAGCGGGCGCCGGGGCCACTTTCAGCCTGGAGCCACCGGCTCCAAGAGCAAAATGGGTAGACCTGCCTAAGGTTCTTGCGCAGCTGATCTTCTCCTACCTACATCCAGAGAGGGAGTCCTGCGTGGCTTCTCAAGTGTGTACAGAGTGGGCTAGAAACAGATATTCCATGACGACAAGAGAGCTTTTTGCCCAATCTGGATATGAGGCGTTTAACTCTTTTGAGTTCACAAAAGAGCGCGTACGACAGCTCAAAGTAAAATATGCAAATCTCAAAGTGTTTATGCTCATATGGACGCCTAGTCCTAAACTCACAGATCGAATTCTCTCGAATATCGTCCTCTCTCTACCTCAATTAAATGCAAAGCAGTTGTGTGTGTTTTTAGCTCCACAGATACAGCAGGCAAGGCATCTGTTGAAGATCGGACTTTCTAGAAAAGGACTTCAGCCTACTAGTATGGTATTTGATTGGCCTCCGATTCGCAGCTGGACAAGAGATCAATTCTCTCCCGAGGTCACTTTTGCTTCAGAGAGTGTTACCGATTTAATGTTTAAGTTATTGAGCGGTGGAAGGAACACATACGCACTGGGAAGAAGGCAGTTTCACGAGCTTGGACGTAATTTCCCCTCACTGACGGGATTGACTATCGAAGGGCACTTTTCAAATAGTATCGACATGAAGGCTCTACTTGAGTCTCTTCCACAGTTGAGATTTCTTAGGTTTGGAGTTCAGATTAGATTTCTACTTCCAGAATATTCAGCTCCTGGGAGTGTTAGTTTCAGGATTACAAACCTCTCTTTTCCATGGAGAAGCAGCGACTGTTCTAATGAACAAGAGTATCGCGATTTAAGCTTGCGCTACGTCCGTTCGATCAAGCCCCATGAAAAGCTAACCACCCTGCGATTTGAGGGGCATGTGGATCTCGAAGCCGTTCACTGGTTCATTGGCAAGATGCCCGCCCTTCTGTCGATGACATCGGTCATCCCCATGCATGGAAAATTAACTGAGGAGATGGGCGATGGAAGCATCGCAGCGCTCCGCAAGAGCTCTCCCTCAACCCGTGAAGAGAGCAAGCGTTAA
- a CDS encoding F-box protein, with product MTSTQLTVSGGGAGAGVAHSLGLEASASAAKPKVKWVDLPPDVTYLFFSYLWPKEETCNASRVCKEWSNKRYNITCHELFFQSGCEAFNSTAFAMQRMGRLRDRFNNLKAFYLYPVSELDTTDRMLTNIVLSLPQLNPQELTVQLTNDERQTIYHLKVALKTDRLRPVRVSFFCPPLRSWGGNRRPTPDFSTLALTSRSVTDITIRRPYFIPVAGAVRAPGMGREQFKELACNFPSMTALSIENMFGNVSELIDMKALLECLPELRTLRFIRKFNFSLPRYQPPGTYDFVFPRPDLFFPWSSDDCADEQEHRDLSLRHVRSIKPHEKLTCLQFDGSVDCEALHWFAGKLPALRVLHCAKGALKGTLTEEMGDGSIAALRKSSPSTREEGKR from the coding sequence ATGACAAGCACGCAATTAACAGTTTCGGGGGGCGGAGCGGGAGCGGGGGTAGCGCACTCATTAGGTTTAGAGGCGAGTGCATCAGCTGCTAAGCCAAAAGTGAAATGGGTGGATCTGCCCCCCGATGTAACATATCTCTTTTTCTCGTATTTATGGCCAAAAGAAGAGACTTGCAATGCTTCCAGAGTTTGTAAAGAGTGGAGTAACAAAAGATATAACATAACCTGTCATGAGCTTTTTTTTCAGTCTGGATGCGAAGCGTTCAACTCGACTGCTTTTGCTATGCAGCGCATGGGGAGGCTTAGAGATAGGTTTAATAATCTTAAGGCATTTTATCTCTATCCAGTTTCTGAGCTTGATACTACAGATCGGATGTTGACGAATATCGTCTTATCTCTACCTCAATTGAATCCGCAAGAGCTAACCGTTCAACTTACTAATGATGAAAGGCAGACGATATACCATTTAAAGGTCGCTCTTAAAACAGATAGGCTAAGACCCGTACGCGTCTCATTCTTTTGTCCGCCGCTTCGCAGTTGGGGTGGAAATCGACGGCCCACGCCCGACTTCTCTACTCTTGCCCTGACTTCAAGAAGCGTGACAGATATCACCATTAGACGACCTTATTTTATTCCAGTAGCAGGAGCTGTAAGAGCCCCTGGGATGGGAAGAGAGCAATTTAAGGAGCTCGCATGCAACTTTCCTTCCATGACAGCGCTCTCCATCGAAAACATGTTTGGGAATGTGAGTGAGCTGATTGACATGAAAGCTCTTCTAGAATGCCTCCCTGAGCTGAGAACTTTAAGATTTATAAGAAAATTTAACTTCTCCTTACCGAGATATCAGCCCCCTGGAACTTATGATTTTGTATTTCCTCGACCAGACCTGTTTTTTCCGTGGAGTAGTGACGATTGTGCTGATGAGCAGGAGCATCGCGATTTAAGCTTGCGCCACGTCCGCTCGATCAAACCTCATGAAAAGCTAACCTGTCTCCAGTTTGACGGGTCTGTGGATTGCGAAGCTCTTCACTGGTTTGCAGGAAAGCTGCCCGCCCTTCGAGTCCTTCACTGTGCAAAAGGCGCACTCAAGGGCACGCTGACGGAAGAGATGGGCGACGGGAGCATCGCAGCGCTGCGCAAGAGCTCTCCTTCAACCCGTGAAGAGGGCAAGCGCTAA
- the sthA gene encoding Si-specific NAD(P)(+) transhydrogenase, with protein sequence MVEELYADFVVIGSGPAGQKGAIQAAKLGKSVIVIEKDKIGGSSLNSGTIPSKSLREAILDLTDFYKRSFYGQESCARGVSINDLNYRLHRILEEQRKILLRQFEKNKIRLLFGVARFEGPHELLVEDVDGKVVQRIKGEYFLISSGSQPRNPMNIPFDNEKILDSTRLLSIDHVPKTLLVLGGGIVGSEYASFFAALGTEVTVADKREHLLPLLDQEIGTHLQKALGGLGLKMIGNVELEKVERKDDHVEALFNDGTTLHAEMLLYALGREANVEQMQIEKTGITVDKRGYIPVNALFQTAASHIYAAGDVIGAPALASTSMEQGRLACRHAFGASTHHFPTFYPIGIYTIPEISSCGYTENQLKELGYRYEVGRAYYYEIARNQISGNDPGLFKILFHAETLEILGIHIIGRAATEVIHIGQVAMSFNARVDYFIDQVFNYPTYAEGYRIAALNGLNKLKHRK encoded by the coding sequence GTGGTCGAAGAGCTGTATGCAGATTTTGTCGTGATCGGCTCCGGTCCCGCAGGGCAGAAAGGGGCTATCCAAGCTGCAAAGCTGGGAAAATCGGTCATTGTCATAGAGAAGGACAAGATCGGGGGATCCTCTCTCAATTCGGGCACGATCCCTTCTAAATCGTTAAGAGAGGCGATCCTCGACCTTACCGACTTCTATAAAAGAAGTTTTTACGGGCAGGAGAGCTGTGCGAGAGGGGTGTCAATTAATGATTTGAACTACCGACTCCATCGCATTCTAGAGGAGCAGCGCAAGATCCTTCTTCGCCAGTTTGAGAAGAATAAGATCCGCCTGCTATTTGGAGTGGCGCGCTTCGAAGGGCCTCACGAGCTCCTCGTGGAAGATGTAGATGGAAAGGTGGTGCAGCGCATCAAAGGAGAGTACTTTCTCATCTCTAGCGGCTCGCAGCCGCGCAATCCCATGAACATCCCTTTTGACAATGAGAAGATCTTAGACTCTACGCGGCTTCTGAGTATCGACCATGTGCCCAAAACGCTGCTTGTGTTAGGCGGGGGCATCGTCGGTTCAGAGTATGCCAGCTTTTTTGCAGCGCTAGGAACAGAGGTTACCGTTGCGGATAAGCGAGAGCATCTGCTTCCGCTTCTCGATCAGGAGATCGGCACCCATTTGCAGAAGGCGCTCGGCGGGCTTGGCCTCAAAATGATCGGAAATGTGGAGCTCGAAAAGGTGGAGCGCAAAGATGACCATGTTGAAGCTCTCTTCAATGATGGCACGACTCTGCATGCAGAGATGCTCCTCTACGCCCTCGGCAGAGAGGCAAATGTCGAGCAGATGCAGATTGAGAAGACGGGGATCACCGTGGATAAGCGGGGCTATATCCCCGTGAACGCCCTCTTTCAGACGGCAGCCTCACACATCTATGCAGCTGGCGATGTGATCGGCGCGCCCGCTCTTGCTTCTACGAGCATGGAGCAGGGGAGGCTCGCTTGCCGCCACGCCTTCGGCGCTTCGACTCACCACTTCCCCACCTTCTACCCCATTGGGATCTACACTATTCCCGAGATCTCCTCCTGCGGCTACACGGAGAATCAGCTTAAAGAGCTCGGCTACCGCTACGAGGTGGGAAGAGCCTACTACTATGAGATCGCCCGCAACCAGATCTCGGGCAACGATCCCGGACTATTTAAGATCCTCTTCCATGCCGAGACTCTTGAAATCCTCGGCATCCATATCATCGGGCGCGCAGCCACAGAGGTCATCCACATCGGTCAGGTGGCGATGAGCTTCAATGCGCGTGTCGACTACTTCATCGACCAGGTCTTCAACTACCCTACCTATGCCGAGGGTTACCGTATCGCCGCCCTCAACGGCCTCAATAAGCTTAAACATCGCAAGTAG
- a CDS encoding 50S ribosomal protein L28, whose translation MPRTCQVTGKTPAKGNSYSIRGIAKKKKGIGLKVTGVTKRRFLPNMIKKRFWFSDENRFITLKLSAHGMRVIDKRGLSAVVRDMRAAGEKI comes from the coding sequence ATGCCAAGAACGTGCCAAGTTACAGGAAAAACTCCTGCTAAAGGAAACAGCTACTCGATCCGCGGGATCGCGAAAAAGAAGAAAGGGATCGGCCTTAAAGTTACAGGTGTAACGAAGCGCCGCTTTCTTCCCAACATGATTAAAAAGCGCTTCTGGTTTAGCGATGAGAACCGCTTCATCACATTGAAGCTCTCCGCTCACGGAATGCGCGTGATCGACAAGCGCGGTTTAAGCGCTGTCGTCCGCGATATGCGCGCTGCTGGTGAAAAGATTTAA
- a CDS encoding NAAT family transporter, with the protein METLWTILAISFALFLLLDPIGNVPLFLTILKDFSAARRRAIIIREMCIALVVIIAFNFVGDGILTLLSVKEYTTMMAGGIILFLISLKMIFPEKTSEADLMPRKEPYIVPLAIPLVAGPAVLAAVMIFSKNHSYAITIPAIFIAWAVSALILLASTHLKKFMGDRGIIALERLMGLILTLIAVQMFLGGVSLYVDTHAH; encoded by the coding sequence ATGGAAACATTGTGGACAATTTTAGCGATTAGCTTCGCCCTCTTTCTGCTGCTAGACCCCATTGGCAACGTCCCTCTCTTTCTCACAATCCTCAAGGATTTTTCCGCTGCAAGACGCAGGGCTATTATCATTCGGGAGATGTGCATCGCTCTCGTTGTGATCATCGCCTTTAATTTTGTCGGCGATGGAATCCTCACTCTACTCAGCGTTAAAGAGTACACGACCATGATGGCAGGAGGCATTATCCTCTTCTTGATCTCACTGAAGATGATCTTCCCAGAAAAGACCTCTGAAGCAGACCTCATGCCGAGAAAGGAGCCCTATATCGTACCGCTAGCTATTCCTCTTGTTGCAGGTCCGGCGGTCCTGGCCGCAGTGATGATCTTCTCAAAAAACCACTCCTACGCGATTACCATCCCCGCAATCTTCATCGCTTGGGCCGTCTCCGCTCTGATTCTACTCGCCAGCACGCACCTCAAAAAATTCATGGGCGACCGAGGCATCATCGCCTTAGAAAGACTCATGGGTCTTATTCTAACCCTGATTGCCGTCCAGATGTTCTTAGGCGGCGTAAGCCTCTACGTCGATACGCACGCTCATTAA
- the truA gene encoding tRNA pseudouridine(38-40) synthase TruA translates to MKNIKIVVAYDGTRYFGWQKTKTGRSIEEELERALTQILQEEVSLQAASRTDRGVHAEGQVVNFQTHKSDLDLNLLRKGLNGILLKDIAVKTVEVEESSFHPTLDAKGKEYHYSICNTPVQLPFFRATSWHVKPELSLDLMKKAAESLIGSHDFSAFCNERSLWTRSGVCQLSEIAFIPQEHGRLKISLTGDHFLYKMVRNLVGTLVYVGVGKLTWQEISEILAKRERTSAGMTAPAHGLSLHKVFY, encoded by the coding sequence ATGAAGAACATAAAAATAGTCGTCGCCTACGACGGCACCCGCTATTTTGGCTGGCAGAAGACAAAAACCGGCAGAAGCATTGAAGAAGAGCTTGAGAGAGCTCTAACTCAGATCTTGCAAGAAGAGGTCTCTCTTCAAGCAGCGAGCCGCACAGATAGAGGCGTTCACGCAGAGGGACAAGTCGTTAACTTTCAAACTCACAAGAGCGATCTCGACCTCAATCTCCTGCGCAAAGGATTAAATGGCATTCTGTTGAAGGACATCGCAGTCAAGACAGTAGAGGTCGAAGAGAGCTCCTTCCATCCCACACTCGATGCAAAAGGCAAGGAGTACCACTATTCGATCTGCAACACACCCGTGCAACTCCCCTTCTTTCGCGCAACCTCTTGGCATGTGAAACCCGAGCTCTCGCTCGATCTCATGAAGAAAGCCGCAGAGTCGCTTATCGGCTCGCACGACTTCTCCGCCTTCTGCAATGAGCGCTCCCTCTGGACGAGAAGCGGCGTCTGCCAGCTCTCAGAGATCGCCTTCATCCCGCAAGAGCACGGCCGTTTGAAAATCTCGCTCACAGGCGACCACTTCCTCTACAAGATGGTACGCAACCTCGTCGGAACTCTCGTCTACGTGGGAGTTGGTAAACTCACCTGGCAAGAGATCAGTGAGATCCTCGCAAAACGCGAGCGCACCTCCGCCGGCATGACCGCCCCCGCGCACGGCCTCTCCCTCCACAAAGTCTTCTACTAG
- a CDS encoding dipeptidase, whose translation MPLQLSDFKSWFDSHREEVLRDFFKFLSFRSISTDPQFSKETHETAVWVSDYLTHIGMKSSLHETSGKPVVFATHLNAGPSRPTILIYQHYDVQPVDPLNLWHNDPFKPIVKNNTVYARGAVDNKGQCFYSISAVRAFLELAKQANINLKLFIEGEEECGSKGTTAFLAEKKIDLKADHLLVIDFDMARAGVPGITLGMRGLASCSVIFSNAVTDLHSGIHGGIALNPNRALVCALARLWDEKGRVQVPGFYDGVKPFSKADLAKLDMSFNADEYTHKFGVRAFGAEDGYSPVESNWLRPVLEINGLSGGYAGAGVKTVIPAKAEVKISCRLVGEQDPEKITKSVVEFLKLHAPKGMQVHAEIYDGARAFQASLNAPVIKVVSQALGEVFSESCKFQFCGASVPIVPALVAASSADAALFGMGLADDNIHAPNEHFGLDRFEQGFLTVSRILSLFSNS comes from the coding sequence GTGCCCCTACAACTCTCGGATTTTAAAAGCTGGTTCGACTCTCACCGCGAAGAAGTTCTTCGCGACTTCTTTAAATTTCTCTCCTTTCGCAGCATCAGCACCGATCCACAATTTTCCAAAGAGACGCATGAGACTGCTGTCTGGGTCTCGGATTATCTCACACACATCGGGATGAAGAGCTCTCTTCATGAGACGAGCGGAAAGCCCGTTGTGTTTGCAACACACTTAAATGCCGGCCCAAGCCGTCCAACAATTCTGATCTATCAGCACTACGATGTGCAGCCGGTCGATCCTCTCAACCTCTGGCATAACGATCCTTTCAAACCGATCGTCAAGAATAACACTGTTTACGCGCGTGGAGCTGTTGATAACAAGGGGCAGTGCTTCTACTCCATTTCTGCAGTCAGAGCGTTTCTTGAGCTCGCCAAGCAGGCTAATATCAATCTTAAACTCTTTATCGAAGGAGAAGAGGAGTGCGGAAGTAAAGGCACTACAGCTTTTCTGGCAGAGAAGAAGATCGACTTAAAAGCCGATCACCTACTCGTCATCGACTTCGACATGGCAAGAGCTGGCGTTCCCGGCATCACACTCGGCATGCGCGGTCTCGCTAGCTGCTCTGTTATATTCTCGAACGCTGTAACAGATCTCCATTCGGGAATCCACGGCGGAATAGCACTAAATCCCAATCGAGCGCTCGTATGCGCGCTTGCGCGCCTCTGGGATGAGAAGGGGAGAGTGCAAGTGCCCGGTTTCTACGATGGCGTAAAGCCCTTTTCAAAGGCCGATCTCGCAAAACTCGATATGAGCTTTAACGCCGATGAGTATACACACAAGTTTGGAGTAAGGGCTTTTGGAGCGGAAGATGGCTATTCACCAGTTGAGAGCAACTGGCTGCGTCCAGTTCTTGAGATCAATGGCCTTTCAGGCGGATATGCGGGTGCTGGTGTCAAGACAGTGATTCCTGCAAAAGCAGAGGTTAAGATCTCTTGCAGGCTCGTGGGAGAGCAGGATCCAGAGAAGATCACAAAGAGCGTTGTGGAGTTCTTAAAGCTGCACGCTCCAAAAGGGATGCAGGTGCATGCGGAGATCTATGATGGAGCAAGAGCGTTTCAAGCCTCTCTTAACGCCCCCGTGATTAAAGTGGTCTCACAGGCGCTTGGAGAGGTCTTTTCCGAATCCTGCAAGTTTCAATTCTGCGGAGCTTCAGTTCCCATCGTTCCAGCGCTCGTTGCAGCCTCATCTGCCGATGCGGCGCTCTTCGGCATGGGCCTTGCCGACGACAACATCCACGCCCCCAACGAACACTTCGGCCTAGACCGCTTCGAGCAGGGCTTCCTCACCGTCTCCCGCATCCTCTCCCTCTTCTCAAATAGCTAG
- the htpX gene encoding protease HtpX: MSVVKRIFLFFVINALVVITLSLVLNILNVRPYLTQHGIDYRALMIFCLIWGMGGALISLAMSRIMAKWLMGVKIIDENTNDPQLKSLVALVHRLARQANLPAMPQVGIYEAREVNAFATGPTQRRSLVAVSRGLLDKMSIDEVEGVLAHEISHVANGDMVTMTLLQGIVNAFVMFLARVLAAIFSGMGRNKEDSRGGSFGSYMLMVFLFEVVFMVLGSMVIAAYSRFREFRADAGGAGLAGKQKMIAALESLQNTQKLLPDAASEKAAFQAFKISTRGKTGFLALFATHPPLEQRIERLHKL; the protein is encoded by the coding sequence ATGTCTGTTGTAAAACGCATATTTCTATTCTTTGTGATCAACGCACTTGTCGTTATCACACTCTCACTAGTTTTGAACATCTTAAATGTGCGTCCCTATCTCACGCAGCATGGAATCGATTATCGAGCTCTGATGATCTTCTGTCTAATCTGGGGCATGGGTGGTGCACTTATCTCTCTTGCGATGTCGCGCATCATGGCAAAGTGGCTCATGGGTGTGAAGATCATCGATGAGAATACAAACGATCCACAGCTTAAGTCTCTTGTTGCTCTTGTGCATCGCCTTGCACGTCAAGCAAACCTTCCTGCGATGCCGCAAGTAGGCATCTATGAAGCAAGAGAGGTGAATGCATTTGCAACAGGCCCCACACAGCGCAGATCGCTCGTTGCGGTTTCACGCGGTCTTCTCGACAAGATGTCGATCGATGAAGTCGAAGGGGTCTTAGCGCATGAGATTAGCCACGTCGCAAATGGCGACATGGTGACGATGACACTGCTACAGGGAATTGTGAACGCATTTGTCATGTTCCTAGCGCGCGTGCTCGCTGCGATCTTCTCTGGAATGGGAAGGAATAAAGAGGATTCAAGAGGAGGCTCTTTCGGCTCCTACATGCTGATGGTCTTTCTCTTTGAGGTAGTCTTCATGGTACTGGGATCGATGGTGATTGCTGCCTACTCGCGCTTTCGCGAGTTTAGAGCAGATGCCGGAGGCGCAGGCCTTGCGGGCAAGCAGAAGATGATCGCGGCTTTAGAATCCCTGCAAAACACGCAGAAGCTACTGCCTGATGCCGCTTCAGAGAAGGCTGCATTCCAAGCCTTCAAGATCTCGACCCGTGGCAAGACAGGCTTCCTAGCGCTCTTTGCAACCCACCCACCACTCGAGCAGCGCATCGAACGCCTCCACAAGCTCTAA
- the rfaE1 gene encoding D-glycero-beta-D-manno-heptose-7-phosphate kinase, giving the protein MVKLIGMLSQFCPVNVLVIGDFMLDTYTTGKVKRISPEAPVSVLHVQKEESRPGGAGNVVLNLISLGAKVTAVGRIGHDEAGEKIRSELEKEGVDVCGLFKEVGFKTPVKNRLIADSQQVLRVDFESYSTIAEELEQTIVDRLPALLEQTQIISVSDYGKGFLSRSLLMTLFEMARARNIPVIVDPKGEDFSKYQGATVLKPNLSEAYAAAKMPSEAPLDQVAAKILHSCQVDMLLITRSEQGMALFDQTGERYDFPVRSKEVKDVTGAGDTVLAMISIALANGLDIKLAAQLSNIAAGMAIERIGCVRIHLPDLAKRLLEYDVENKIFDEEHLFALQQALKGKRFTVLGLESSCGMSTLVFRAIRKLSEKGEEKRLIVYVRDSSPDEEFVSMLSSLAEVDFIVLKCESLRNLCEIIQPDSVFSIEKEKLLTLDHHVALLS; this is encoded by the coding sequence ATGGTAAAACTCATTGGAATGCTCAGCCAGTTCTGTCCTGTCAACGTCCTCGTCATTGGGGATTTTATGTTGGACACCTACACCACGGGCAAGGTTAAAAGAATCTCTCCAGAGGCTCCTGTTTCAGTTCTTCACGTCCAAAAAGAGGAGAGCCGACCAGGCGGTGCTGGAAACGTCGTTCTCAATTTAATCTCACTTGGCGCAAAGGTCACTGCTGTTGGCCGCATCGGACACGATGAGGCTGGTGAGAAGATCCGTTCCGAGCTAGAGAAAGAGGGGGTAGATGTTTGCGGACTATTCAAAGAGGTTGGATTTAAAACTCCGGTTAAAAATCGACTGATTGCCGACTCTCAACAGGTGCTGCGCGTCGACTTTGAATCCTACAGCACGATCGCAGAAGAGCTCGAACAGACGATCGTCGACAGGCTTCCCGCTCTTCTCGAACAGACGCAGATTATCTCCGTTTCCGATTACGGAAAGGGCTTTCTCTCACGCTCACTCCTCATGACTCTTTTTGAGATGGCCCGCGCGCGGAACATCCCCGTGATCGTCGATCCTAAAGGAGAGGACTTCTCGAAGTATCAGGGAGCTACAGTCCTTAAGCCCAACCTCTCAGAGGCCTACGCAGCAGCGAAGATGCCAAGCGAAGCTCCGCTCGATCAGGTCGCCGCAAAGATTCTCCACTCCTGCCAAGTCGATATGCTTCTCATCACCCGCTCTGAGCAGGGGATGGCGCTCTTCGATCAGACCGGAGAGCGGTACGACTTTCCCGTGCGCTCTAAAGAGGTGAAAGATGTGACCGGAGCGGGCGACACCGTGCTCGCTATGATTAGCATCGCCCTTGCAAACGGTTTAGATATTAAGCTAGCAGCTCAGCTCTCTAACATCGCAGCGGGAATGGCGATTGAGAGAATCGGCTGCGTGCGCATCCATCTGCCAGATCTGGCAAAGCGCCTTTTAGAGTATGACGTCGAGAATAAGATCTTCGACGAAGAGCACCTGTTTGCGCTTCAGCAAGCGCTAAAAGGCAAGCGCTTCACAGTTCTCGGCCTTGAAAGCAGCTGCGGCATGTCAACCCTTGTTTTTAGAGCCATTCGCAAGCTCTCCGAAAAGGGCGAAGAGAAGCGTCTCATCGTCTACGTGCGAGATAGCTCCCCAGATGAGGAGTTTGTTTCCATGCTCTCCTCCCTCGCCGAGGTCGATTTCATCGTCCTCAAGTGCGAAAGCCTGCGCAACCTCTGCGAGATCATCCAGCCCGACTCGGTCTTTAGCATCGAGAAAGAGAAGCTCCTCACCCTCGACCACCACGTCGCCCTCCTCTCCTAA
- the rfaD gene encoding ADP-glyceromanno-heptose 6-epimerase — MKKENLIVVTGAAGFIGSCLVKHLNDRGHTNLLLVDDIEQTEKWKNLLGKKFTDFISKHALFEWLKGRESEISAIIHLGACSDTLEMNGDYLMENNYRYTVRLAEYALKHGKRFIYASSAATYGDGALGFSDDHDLLDDLKPLNLYGFSKHLFDLWAKRQGVLDRIVGLKYFNVFGPNENHKGRMASMVYKMLPNVLQEGKIRLFKSSEPEKFIDGGQLRDFIYVKDAVRITCDFLDNSVGGIFNVGMGETTSWNELSHALFHAAGKAPVIEYVQMPADLVKQYQNYTCADMEKYLVKHGHSAPKKPTAFSIKEAVTDYVKNHLLADRRW, encoded by the coding sequence ATGAAAAAAGAAAACCTGATCGTCGTAACGGGAGCCGCCGGTTTTATCGGCTCTTGCCTCGTCAAACATCTCAATGACCGCGGCCATACCAACCTCCTGCTCGTTGACGATATCGAACAGACCGAGAAGTGGAAGAATCTTCTCGGGAAAAAATTCACAGACTTTATCTCAAAGCACGCTCTCTTTGAGTGGCTGAAAGGGAGAGAGAGCGAGATCAGCGCGATCATCCACCTCGGAGCCTGCTCGGACACACTCGAGATGAATGGCGACTATCTGATGGAGAATAACTACCGCTACACGGTCAGACTTGCAGAGTACGCCCTCAAACATGGAAAGAGGTTCATCTACGCCTCTTCTGCTGCCACCTACGGCGATGGCGCGCTCGGCTTTTCAGACGATCACGACCTGCTAGACGATCTCAAGCCTTTAAACTTATACGGCTTCTCCAAGCATCTCTTTGACCTGTGGGCAAAGAGACAGGGCGTCTTAGACCGCATCGTCGGTCTTAAATACTTCAACGTTTTCGGCCCCAACGAGAACCACAAAGGCCGCATGGCCTCGATGGTTTACAAGATGCTCCCAAATGTGCTTCAAGAGGGGAAGATACGCCTCTTTAAATCCTCAGAGCCTGAGAAGTTTATCGATGGTGGACAGCTGCGCGACTTCATCTATGTGAAAGATGCTGTGAGAATCACCTGCGACTTTCTCGATAACTCTGTAGGTGGCATTTTTAATGTGGGCATGGGCGAGACCACAAGCTGGAATGAGCTCTCCCACGCGCTCTTTCATGCAGCTGGCAAAGCGCCAGTGATCGAGTATGTTCAGATGCCTGCCGACCTCGTAAAACAGTATCAGAACTACACCTGTGCAGACATGGAGAAATACCTCGTCAAGCACGGCCACTCTGCTCCTAAAAAACCGACTGCATTTTCTATTAAAGAGGCGGTCACTGACTATGTAAAGAATCACCTGCTTGCGGATAGAAGATGGTAA